The proteins below are encoded in one region of Fibrella aestuarina BUZ 2:
- a CDS encoding Gfo/Idh/MocA family protein, with the protein MTSLNRRDFIRTASAAGTSLLLSPSLSAGGLYRGAPNEKVVLAMMGTNSRGAFLAKNFARTPHTEIGYVCDVDEKVLARTLDSLEKQTGKRPQGFTDIRKLLEKKDFDALVVAAPDHWHAPATIMGCQAGKHVYVEKPCSHNPHEGEMAVEAAQKYNRLVQMGSQRRSFSNVQDAVKRLREGVIGRVYFARGWYTNWRPSIGKGKEVPVPGHLHYDLWQGPAPARPYRDNLIHYNWHWFWHWGTGEALNNGTHELDVMRWGLGVDHPTKVVSSGGRFAFNDDWETPDTQTITFNFANNTAMSWEGRSCNGYDAEGTGRGVVFYGEKGTLVYPGANSYSIYDQKNKLVQEVKDSTPYDATNTVSPLEQLDALHLQNFVQTIRGEAKLQCPISEGHKSTLLPQLGNIAYRVGRVLQCDPTNGHILNDKEAQKLWSREYNKNWNVRV; encoded by the coding sequence ATGACTTCGCTCAATCGCCGTGATTTTATCCGAACAGCTTCGGCCGCTGGCACCAGCCTGCTTTTATCGCCCTCGCTGTCGGCCGGGGGGCTCTACCGGGGCGCCCCCAACGAAAAGGTCGTGCTGGCCATGATGGGCACCAACAGCCGGGGCGCGTTTCTGGCCAAAAACTTCGCCCGCACGCCCCATACCGAGATTGGGTACGTGTGCGACGTCGATGAAAAAGTACTCGCCCGCACGCTCGACAGCCTGGAAAAGCAGACGGGCAAACGCCCACAGGGGTTCACCGACATTCGGAAGCTGCTCGAAAAGAAAGACTTCGATGCGCTGGTCGTAGCCGCCCCCGACCACTGGCACGCGCCCGCTACCATCATGGGCTGTCAGGCGGGCAAGCACGTATACGTGGAGAAGCCGTGCAGCCACAACCCGCACGAGGGCGAAATGGCCGTTGAAGCCGCCCAGAAATACAACCGGCTGGTGCAGATGGGCAGTCAGCGGCGGTCGTTTTCCAACGTGCAGGATGCCGTCAAACGGCTGCGCGAGGGCGTCATCGGCCGGGTGTATTTTGCGCGGGGCTGGTACACCAACTGGCGGCCGAGCATCGGCAAAGGCAAGGAAGTGCCCGTGCCCGGCCACCTGCACTACGACCTCTGGCAGGGCCCGGCCCCCGCCCGCCCCTACCGCGACAACCTCATTCACTACAACTGGCACTGGTTCTGGCACTGGGGCACGGGCGAAGCGCTCAACAACGGCACCCACGAGCTGGACGTAATGCGCTGGGGGCTCGGGGTCGACCACCCCACCAAAGTAGTGTCGTCGGGCGGGCGGTTTGCGTTCAACGATGATTGGGAAACACCCGACACCCAAACCATTACCTTCAACTTTGCCAACAACACGGCCATGTCGTGGGAAGGCCGGAGCTGCAACGGCTACGACGCCGAAGGCACGGGCCGGGGCGTGGTCTTTTACGGCGAAAAAGGTACGTTGGTGTATCCCGGTGCCAACAGCTACAGCATCTACGACCAGAAAAACAAGTTGGTGCAGGAGGTGAAAGACAGCACGCCCTACGACGCCACCAACACCGTCAGCCCGCTGGAACAACTGGACGCCCTGCACCTGCAAAACTTCGTGCAGACTATCCGGGGCGAGGCGAAATTGCAGTGCCCGATTAGTGAAGGCCATAAATCGACGTTGCTGCCTCAACTGGGCAACATTGCCTACCGCGTGGGTCGGGTGTTGCAGTGCGACCCCACCAACGGGCACATTCTCAACGATAAAGAGGCCCAGAAACTATGGTCACGCGAGTACAACAAAAACTGGAACGTCAGAGTCTAA